The DNA window TCTCTTTCAAGATTATCATGGCCTTCCTGCTTTCAAGAATGTAAGCATGCAATACTGTAGcacaaaataaatataaatttaattatatatcatatatacTTAATTATAAAACTCCGTGTATAattctttttaattattattttttcaggCAATGGTGCAATTTATGGCAGAACTCAGAGGAAACAAAGTCAGCTTCGAGCCGAACAAGCTTGTACTAACCGCAGGCGCCACGTCCGCCAATGAAACTCTCATTTTTTGCCTCGCAGAGCTAGGCGAGGCTTTTCTTCTCCCCACTCCATATTATCCAGGGTACGTAGAAAATTAATGGAAGTCTCAGTTTAATGAGTGATATCTAAGTGTACATCGAATTTAGTCTGATTAAAGTTATTTAATGCAGTTTCGATAGAGACCTCAAGTGGCGAACGGGAGTCGAAATCGTACCGATTCACTGCACCAGCTCTAATGGCTTTAAAATCACTGCACCAGCACTGGAAGAGGCGTATCAACTAGCCCAGAAACGTAATCTAAAAGTTAAGGGAGTATTAGTGACTAATCCCTCGAATCCTTTGGGGATAACCCTGACCCGCCACGAGCTTAATCTCCTGGTTAACTTCATCGATACGAAAGGAATCCATCTTATCAGCGACGAGATTTATTCCGGGACCGTTTTTTACTCGCCGAGTTTTGTCAGCATCATGGAGGTTTTGGTGGACTGGAATTACGTCAACACAGAAGTTTGGAACCGGGTTCACATCGTGTACAGTCTCTCCAAAGATCTTGGCCTTCCGGGGTTCCGCGTCGGGGCCATCTACTCCAATGACCAGCTTGTTGTGGCGGCAGCCACCAAAATGTCGAGTTTTGGGCTGGTTTCGTCGCAGACTCAGTATCTTCTGACCGCCATGCTTTCAGACAAGAAGTTTACCAAAACTTACATTGTCGAGAATCAGAAAAGGCTTAAAAACAGGCATGCAATGCTTGTTAATGGCCTGAAAACCTCCGGGATTTTGTGTTTGAAGAGTAATGCCGGATTATTCTGCTGGGTGGACCTGAGGCATCTTTTAAGCTCCAAAACCTTCGAAGCAGAAATGGATCTATGGAAGAAAATTGTTTTCGAAGTGGGGTTGAATATCTCGCCCGGTTCTTCATGTCATTGCGACGAACCGGGCTGGTTCCGGGTTTGTTTCGCCAACATGTCAGAGGAGACACTAGACCTGGCAatccgacgtataaaatcattCGTTGACACCATTTCTTCAAGTAAAAATAGCGAAGGCTTTTCTTACAGTTCAAGCAGGAATCCGAGAAGAAAGTCACTGGCCAAGTGGGTTTTTCGGCTAACGTTTAACGATTGGGAACGGGAATGTGAACGTGAACGATAGTCTGTGTCAACAGCCGGTCGATTCGATTTTTTTCTCTCAATATTTTCACGTTGAGTTACGAGTTaattaattttgtataatttttttcttttttttcccaTTTATCTTTCATGTAAAGAGAGCACTCGGTCCATCATGTGGACTTGAAGTGATTTGCTCCACATTAATTCCACTGGAAACTTGAAAGTATTTTCCTCCGCAATAAAATAATCTCATTAACTCCTTTTTAATTGTGCATAAAATCTTCTCGAAATAATCAAAATCGTTCttgataaatttattaatttcttcattTGTTAGAATAATCTAATTTGTAGACTATTTTATGTCAGTGCATCGGCGACATCAACGGCAAAAGACATGAAGAAATACATTGTTACCGACGTTGTACTTCATGAATTCCctgatttatgaaatatatatacgtatataatATTTGTCAaccgatggactttatttaacATTGTCCGAGCCCCGGATAATTAGCATTAATGTTGTACGAGTCAAAGAATGTAATTTTCTAAATTAGGGTTGTTGCCAAAAGTCTTGCCTCTTCGGCTGCTGGAAGAAACCAAGAAACCCCAAGCTCGCAAGTTTGTCAAATCCACTTTCACACGAAAAATTATATCGAAACATATTGAGTGCATTAATTATCTCACCTTCACCATTGATATATTCATCTTACGAGCTACTCAGTGTTTACATCTTTCAACTCATCCCTTAAATTATATTGTcttgatatatataattttcatgGACCAATTATTAcattattattacattagcatttgcAAATGTAATAATAGTAATATAATAATTAACCATTTCCATCTCGTGAATCAGCCATGTAAAGTATGCACGGTTTACGGAGCCGAGTGACATCTTAAACCATCTTTAGTCTCATAGTTCTTCATAATTAATTGCAGGGTACATGGATAAATCTCTTTGGCTTTCATTGTATT is part of the Primulina eburnea isolate SZY01 chromosome 1, ASM2296580v1, whole genome shotgun sequence genome and encodes:
- the LOC140810095 gene encoding 1-aminocyclopropane-1-carboxylate synthase 3-like; this encodes MTLSSKATCNSHGQDSSYFLGWQEYEKNPYDEVNNPNGIIQMGLAENQLSFQLLESWLAENPDAAGFKRNGESVFRELALFQDYHGLPAFKNAMVQFMAELRGNKVSFEPNKLVLTAGATSANETLIFCLAELGEAFLLPTPYYPGFDRDLKWRTGVEIVPIHCTSSNGFKITAPALEEAYQLAQKRNLKVKGVLVTNPSNPLGITLTRHELNLLVNFIDTKGIHLISDEIYSGTVFYSPSFVSIMEVLVDWNYVNTEVWNRVHIVYSLSKDLGLPGFRVGAIYSNDQLVVAAATKMSSFGLVSSQTQYLLTAMLSDKKFTKTYIVENQKRLKNRHAMLVNGLKTSGILCLKSNAGLFCWVDLRHLLSSKTFEAEMDLWKKIVFEVGLNISPGSSCHCDEPGWFRVCFANMSEETLDLAIRRIKSFVDTISSSKNSEGFSYSSSRNPRRKSLAKWVFRLTFNDWERECERER